One window of the Cryptomeria japonica chromosome 7, Sugi_1.0, whole genome shotgun sequence genome contains the following:
- the LOC131056274 gene encoding borneol dehydrogenase, mitochondrial-like, which produces MATAEVAVALWRRLEGKVAIITGGSMGIGEAAVRLFANHGAKVIIADIADDAGVKLAESLSPWATYIHCDVTKEKDVKAAVDLAMEKHGKLDIMYNNAGVTDIQKGSVVDYDMQEFERVMNINVKGVMHGIEQAARVMIPNRKGSIVSTVSIAGIVGGATPYSYTASKHAIIGLTKNGAAELGKCCIRVNCVSPAAVATDLVMNYLEVTPSPEARAQLEATAEAITPLKEVFLKAEDIAEAALYLASDESKYVSGHNMVVDGAITVVNNSWGLY; this is translated from the exons ATGGCCACAGCAGAGGTTGCAGTTGCTCTCTGGAGAAG ACTGGAAGGGAAGGTTGCGATAATCACAGGCGGATCGATGGGCATTGGAGAGGCCGCCGTTCGGCTATTTGCAAATCATGGAGCCAAAGTCATTATTGCAGACATTGCAGACGACGCTGGTGTCAAATTGGCGGAATCCCTTTCTCCCTGGGCAACATATATCCACTGTGATGTGACCAAAGAGAAAGATGTAAAAGCAGCCGTAGATTTGGCCATGGAAAAGCACGGAAAGCTTGATATAATGTACAATAATGCAGGAGTCACCGACATCCAGAAAGGGAGCGTCGTAGATTATGATATGCAGGAATTCGAGCGGGTGATGAACATCAATGTAAAAGGAGTAATGCATGGCATTGAGCAGGCAGCCCGTGTTATGATCCCCAATAGAAAGGGCAGCATTGTCTCTACGGTTAGTATTGCGGGAATAGTAGGAGGAGCTACTCCTTACTCCTACACAGCCTCCAAACATGCCATCATTGGGCTGACTAAGAACGGTGCAGCCGAGCTGGGGAAATGTTGTATACGAGTGAATTGTGTTTCTCCTGCTGCAGTTGCCACAGATCTGGTAATGAATTATCTGGAAGTGACACCTTCACCAGAGGCTAGAGCCCAGCTGGAGGCCACGGCTGAGGCCATAACCCCGTTAAAGGAAGTCTTTCTTAAAGCAGAGGATATTGCAGAGGCTGCGCTATATCTGGCCAGTGATGAATCCAAATATGTGAGTGGTCACAATATGGTGGTGGATGGGGCAATAACAGTTGTAAATAACAGCTGGGGATTGTATTAG